From Deltaproteobacteria bacterium:
CTTGACGTCCAGCAGATAATCTCAAGGGCGATTGAGGGGGCCTGATATGAATGTAAGCGTATTGAAAAAGCTCCTTGAAGAGGTGAAGAACGGCAGTACCGGCGTTGACGAGGCGCTCGATAAGCTTAAAAAGCTCCCGTTCGAGGAGCTGGAATTCGCAACGCTCGACAGCCACAGGGCGCTCCGGCAGGGCTTCCCGGAGGTCATATTCGGCCAGGGAAAAAGCGTCGCCCAGATAAGGGCCATCATAAAAAGCATGGCGAAAAGGAAGGAGAACGTGCTCGTCACAAGGCTCACGCCCGGCAGCGGGAAGTCCCTTAAGAGGACCTTCCCCAAGGCGGACTATAATGAGACGGCCAGGACGTTTTTCGCCAAATCGCACCCTATGGTCCCCTCTGGCAAGGGGACGGTGCTCGTCATATCGGCCGGCACGTCCGATGTGCCGGTCGCCGAAGAGGCGGCTATAACGGCCGAGTGCATGGGTAACCGGGTGAAAAGGCTCTATGATGTCGGCGTCGCGGGCATACACCGGCTCCTCCACAGGAAAGAGGAGCTCTGGGA
This genomic window contains:
- the larB gene encoding nickel pincer cofactor biosynthesis protein LarB, whose translation is MNVSVLKKLLEEVKNGSTGVDEALDKLKKLPFEELEFATLDSHRALRQGFPEVIFGQGKSVAQIRAIIKSMAKRKENVLVTRLTPGSGKSLKRTFPKADYNETARTFFAKSHPMVPSGKGTVLVISAGTSDVPVAEEAAITAECMGNRVKRLYDVGVAGIHRLLHRKEELWDANVIIVVAGMEGALPSVVAGLVSRPVIAVPTSVGYGANLGGITTLMAMLNSCASGISVVNIDNGFGAAYVASLINRG